From one Pagrus major chromosome 21, Pma_NU_1.0 genomic stretch:
- the LOC141017437 gene encoding E3 ubiquitin-protein ligase MARCHF6-like isoform X2, whose product MDTAEEADICRVCRSEGTQDKPLYHPCVCTGSIKFIHQECLLQWLKHSRKEYCELCKHRFAFTPIYSPDMPSRLPVQDIFAGLVTSIGTAIRYWFHYTLVAFAWLGVVPLTACRIYKCLFTGSVSSLLTLPLDMLSTQNLLADCLQGCFVVTCTLCAFISLVWLREQIVHGGAPQWLEQNQPPLVPNQPNGPVPANEAPGGNNAQAAADGAPAQHPGDPAADGAAPANPHEAGNHGDEADLDDEEEDDDREDDEEEDEDEEGREEDAADANNGGQDLNWNALEWDRAAEELTWERMLGLDGSLVFLEHVFWVVSLNTLFILVFAFCPYHIGHFSVVGLGFEDYVKASHFDGLITTILGYILLAGALIVCHALASLVRFQRSRRLLGVCYIVVKVSLLVVMEIGLFPLICGWWLDICSLEMFDATLKDREQSFDSAPGTTMFLHWLVGMVYVFYFASFILLLREVLRPGVLWFLRNLNDPDFNPVQEMIHLPIYRHLRRFILSVVVFGSIVLLMLWLPIRIIKLLFPTFLPYNVMLYSDAPVSELSLELLLLQVVLPALLEQGHTRQWLKRLVHAWTFTAGYMLDLHSYLLGDHEDDDNPPNNNPPGRHNNNRIPGLGEGLHAAHQAILQQGGPVGFQSYHRPINFPLKIILLVVFMCVTLLLASLICLTLPVCAGRWLMSFWMGSAMVHELYTAASGLYVCWLSIRAATVMLSWMPQGRSVIMIKVQEWTFMILKTIVVAVMLAGVIPLLLGLLFELVIVAPLRVPLDQTPLFYPWQDWALGVLHAKIIAAITLMGPQWWLKTVIEQVYANGIRNIDLHFIVRGLASPVICVLLLSLCVPYTISKGITPLLGVQPEMQTLVERRIYPFLLMVVMLLAILSFQIRQFKRLYEHIKNDKYLVGQRLVNYERKSGRSTSSSSYSSSS is encoded by the exons ATGGACACCGCCGAGGAAG CGGACATCTGTCGGGTATGTCGTTCGGAGGGGACCCAGGATAAGCCGCTCTACCACCCCTGTGTCTGCACCGGCAGCATCAAGTTTATCCATCAGGAATG CTTACTGCAGTggctgaaacacagcagaaaagaATACTGTGAATTATGCAAACACAGGTTTGCATTTACACCAA TCTACTCTCCAGACATGCCATCTCGCTTGCCGGTACAGGACATCTTTGCGGGGCTGGTCACCAGTATTGGAACAGCCATCAGATACTGGTTCCACTACACACTGGTGGCCTTTGCCTGGCTAGGCGTGGTGCCTCTCACAGCAT GTCGAATCTACAAGTGTTTATTTACCGGCTCTGTGAGCTCTCTCCTTACCCTGCCATTAGATATGCTTTCAAC GCAAAACCTGCTTGCTGACTGCCTCCAGGGCTGTTTTGTGGTCACTTGCACGCTGTGCGCCTTCATCAGCCTGGTGTGGCTCAGAGAGCAGATAGTCCATGGTGGCGCCCCTCAGTGGTTAGAGCAGAATCAACCCCCTCTCGTCCCTAATCAGCCTAACGGTCCTGTACCTGCTAATGAG GCTCCAGGTGGTAACAATGCCCAGGCTGCTGCCGATGGAGCACCAGCCCAGCACCCTGGAGACCCTGCTGCAGACGGGGCAGCACCTGCCAACCCACATGAAGCTGGCAACCACGGAGATGAGGCTGATCTTGACGATGAGGAAGAAGACGACGATCGGGAGGACgacgaagaggaggatgaagatgaggaaggCAGGGAAGAGGATGCTGCTGATGCCAATAATGGAGGACAAG ATTTGAACTGGAACGCCCTGGAGTGGGACCGTGCAGCAGAGGAGCTGACCTGGGAACGG ATGCTGGGGCTGGATGGTTCCCTAGTTTTCTTG GAGCATGTGTTCTGGGTGGTCTCTCTCAACACACTCTTCATCCTGGTCTTTG CTTTTTGCCCGTATCACATTGGCCATTTCTCAGTGGTTGGACTGGGCTTTGAAGATTAT GTCAAAGCTTCACACTTTGATGGCCTCATCACCACCATACTGGGGTACATCCTCCTGGCTGGGGCTCTCATAGTCTGCCAC GCACTGGCTTCATTAGTGAGGTTCCAGCGGTCCAGACGCCTCCTGGGTGTCTGCTACATTGTTGTCAAG GTATCCCTTCTGGTTGTCATGGAGATAGGCTTGTTCCCACTGATTTGTGGTTGGTGGCTTGACATTTGCTCGCTG GAGATGTTTGATGCAACTCTGAAAGACAGGGAGCAGAGTTTTGACTCCGCCCCCGGTACCACCATGTTCCTCCACTGGCTGGTCGGCATGGTCTACGTCTTCTACTTCGCCTCTTTCATTCTTCTGTTAAGAGAG GTGCTCAGGCCTGGTGTGCTGTGGTTCCTGAGGAACCTGAACGATCCAGACTTCAACCCAGTCCAAGAGATGATCCACCTGCCCATCTACAGACACCTGCGGAGGTTTATACTCTCTGTG GTGGTTTTTGGCTCCATAGTCCTGCTGATGCTTTGGCTTCCTATCAGAATCATTAAATTGCTCTTCCCAACCTTCCTGCCCTACAACGTCATGCTTTACAG CGACGCTCCGGTCAGCGAGCTGTCATTGGAGCTGCTCTTGCTTCAGGTTGTTCTGCCGGCATTGCTGGAGCAGGGTCACACTCGCCAGTGGCTCAAACGGCTCGTCCACGCCTGGACATTCACCGCTGGATACATGCT TGACCTTCATTCCTACCTGCTGGGAGACCATGAAGATGATGACAACCCACCAAACAACAACCCTCCTGGTCGCCATAACAACAACAGGATCCCTGGCCTTGGGGAAGGGCTTCATGCTGCCCATCAGGCCATTCTGCAGCAGGGCGGTCCTGTGGGTTTCCAGTCTTACCATCGGCCCATCAACTTCCCTCTCAAG ATAATTCTCCTGGTGGTCTTCATGTGTGTGACGCTGTTGCTGGCTAGTCTGATCTGCCTCACGCTGCCCG TGTGTGCAGGTCGCTGGCTGATGTCTTTCTGGATGGGCAGCGCCATGGTTCACGAGCTGTACACAGCAGCCAGCGGTCTGTACGTGTGCTGGCTGTCTATTCGGGCTGCGACCGTGATGCTGTCCTGGATGCCACAGGGACGATCTGTCATCATGATCAAAGTCCAAGAGTGGACATTCATG ATCCTAAAGACCATTGTGGTGGCTGTGATGTTAGCCGGGGTGATTCCTCTGTTGTTGGGTCTGCTCTTTGAACTGGTCATCGTAGCTCCTCTCAGAGTCCCACTGGACCAGACGCCTCTCTTCTACCCCTGGCAG GACTGGGCTCTGGGCGTGCTCCATGCTAAAATCATTGCTGCCATCACACTGATGGGCCCCCAGTGGTGGCTCAAAACCGTCATCGAGCAG GTGTATGCTAACGGTATCCGAAACATTGACCTCCATTTCATTGTGCGAGGGCTGGCTTCCCCAGTCATCtgtgtcctgctgctgtctctgtgtgtgcccTACACAATCTCTAAAGGCATTACACCACTGCTGg GTGTGCAGCCGGAGATGCAGACgctggtggagaggaggatctATCCGTTCCTGCTGATGGTGGTCATGCTGTTGGCCATACTGTCCTTCCAGATACGACAGTTCAAACGTCTCTACGAACACATCAAGAATGACAA aTACCTGGTTGGACAGCGGCTGGTGAACTACGAACGCAAGTCAGGCAGGAGCACGTCCAGCTCCTCATACAGCTCCTCTTCATAG
- the LOC141017437 gene encoding E3 ubiquitin-protein ligase MARCHF6-like isoform X1 has protein sequence MDTAEEADICRVCRSEGTQDKPLYHPCVCTGSIKFIHQECLLQWLKHSRKEYCELCKHRFAFTPIYSPDMPSRLPVQDIFAGLVTSIGTAIRYWFHYTLVAFAWLGVVPLTACRIYKCLFTGSVSSLLTLPLDMLSTQNLLADCLQGCFVVTCTLCAFISLVWLREQIVHGGAPQWLEQNQPPLVPNQPNGPVPANEAPGGNNAQAAADGAPAQHPGDPAADGAAPANPHEAGNHGDEADLDDEEEDDDREDDEEEDEDEEGREEDAADANNGGQEDLNWNALEWDRAAEELTWERMLGLDGSLVFLEHVFWVVSLNTLFILVFAFCPYHIGHFSVVGLGFEDYVKASHFDGLITTILGYILLAGALIVCHALASLVRFQRSRRLLGVCYIVVKVSLLVVMEIGLFPLICGWWLDICSLEMFDATLKDREQSFDSAPGTTMFLHWLVGMVYVFYFASFILLLREVLRPGVLWFLRNLNDPDFNPVQEMIHLPIYRHLRRFILSVVVFGSIVLLMLWLPIRIIKLLFPTFLPYNVMLYSDAPVSELSLELLLLQVVLPALLEQGHTRQWLKRLVHAWTFTAGYMLDLHSYLLGDHEDDDNPPNNNPPGRHNNNRIPGLGEGLHAAHQAILQQGGPVGFQSYHRPINFPLKIILLVVFMCVTLLLASLICLTLPVCAGRWLMSFWMGSAMVHELYTAASGLYVCWLSIRAATVMLSWMPQGRSVIMIKVQEWTFMILKTIVVAVMLAGVIPLLLGLLFELVIVAPLRVPLDQTPLFYPWQDWALGVLHAKIIAAITLMGPQWWLKTVIEQVYANGIRNIDLHFIVRGLASPVICVLLLSLCVPYTISKGITPLLGVQPEMQTLVERRIYPFLLMVVMLLAILSFQIRQFKRLYEHIKNDKYLVGQRLVNYERKSGRSTSSSSYSSSS, from the exons ATGGACACCGCCGAGGAAG CGGACATCTGTCGGGTATGTCGTTCGGAGGGGACCCAGGATAAGCCGCTCTACCACCCCTGTGTCTGCACCGGCAGCATCAAGTTTATCCATCAGGAATG CTTACTGCAGTggctgaaacacagcagaaaagaATACTGTGAATTATGCAAACACAGGTTTGCATTTACACCAA TCTACTCTCCAGACATGCCATCTCGCTTGCCGGTACAGGACATCTTTGCGGGGCTGGTCACCAGTATTGGAACAGCCATCAGATACTGGTTCCACTACACACTGGTGGCCTTTGCCTGGCTAGGCGTGGTGCCTCTCACAGCAT GTCGAATCTACAAGTGTTTATTTACCGGCTCTGTGAGCTCTCTCCTTACCCTGCCATTAGATATGCTTTCAAC GCAAAACCTGCTTGCTGACTGCCTCCAGGGCTGTTTTGTGGTCACTTGCACGCTGTGCGCCTTCATCAGCCTGGTGTGGCTCAGAGAGCAGATAGTCCATGGTGGCGCCCCTCAGTGGTTAGAGCAGAATCAACCCCCTCTCGTCCCTAATCAGCCTAACGGTCCTGTACCTGCTAATGAG GCTCCAGGTGGTAACAATGCCCAGGCTGCTGCCGATGGAGCACCAGCCCAGCACCCTGGAGACCCTGCTGCAGACGGGGCAGCACCTGCCAACCCACATGAAGCTGGCAACCACGGAGATGAGGCTGATCTTGACGATGAGGAAGAAGACGACGATCGGGAGGACgacgaagaggaggatgaagatgaggaaggCAGGGAAGAGGATGCTGCTGATGCCAATAATGGAGGACAAG AAGATTTGAACTGGAACGCCCTGGAGTGGGACCGTGCAGCAGAGGAGCTGACCTGGGAACGG ATGCTGGGGCTGGATGGTTCCCTAGTTTTCTTG GAGCATGTGTTCTGGGTGGTCTCTCTCAACACACTCTTCATCCTGGTCTTTG CTTTTTGCCCGTATCACATTGGCCATTTCTCAGTGGTTGGACTGGGCTTTGAAGATTAT GTCAAAGCTTCACACTTTGATGGCCTCATCACCACCATACTGGGGTACATCCTCCTGGCTGGGGCTCTCATAGTCTGCCAC GCACTGGCTTCATTAGTGAGGTTCCAGCGGTCCAGACGCCTCCTGGGTGTCTGCTACATTGTTGTCAAG GTATCCCTTCTGGTTGTCATGGAGATAGGCTTGTTCCCACTGATTTGTGGTTGGTGGCTTGACATTTGCTCGCTG GAGATGTTTGATGCAACTCTGAAAGACAGGGAGCAGAGTTTTGACTCCGCCCCCGGTACCACCATGTTCCTCCACTGGCTGGTCGGCATGGTCTACGTCTTCTACTTCGCCTCTTTCATTCTTCTGTTAAGAGAG GTGCTCAGGCCTGGTGTGCTGTGGTTCCTGAGGAACCTGAACGATCCAGACTTCAACCCAGTCCAAGAGATGATCCACCTGCCCATCTACAGACACCTGCGGAGGTTTATACTCTCTGTG GTGGTTTTTGGCTCCATAGTCCTGCTGATGCTTTGGCTTCCTATCAGAATCATTAAATTGCTCTTCCCAACCTTCCTGCCCTACAACGTCATGCTTTACAG CGACGCTCCGGTCAGCGAGCTGTCATTGGAGCTGCTCTTGCTTCAGGTTGTTCTGCCGGCATTGCTGGAGCAGGGTCACACTCGCCAGTGGCTCAAACGGCTCGTCCACGCCTGGACATTCACCGCTGGATACATGCT TGACCTTCATTCCTACCTGCTGGGAGACCATGAAGATGATGACAACCCACCAAACAACAACCCTCCTGGTCGCCATAACAACAACAGGATCCCTGGCCTTGGGGAAGGGCTTCATGCTGCCCATCAGGCCATTCTGCAGCAGGGCGGTCCTGTGGGTTTCCAGTCTTACCATCGGCCCATCAACTTCCCTCTCAAG ATAATTCTCCTGGTGGTCTTCATGTGTGTGACGCTGTTGCTGGCTAGTCTGATCTGCCTCACGCTGCCCG TGTGTGCAGGTCGCTGGCTGATGTCTTTCTGGATGGGCAGCGCCATGGTTCACGAGCTGTACACAGCAGCCAGCGGTCTGTACGTGTGCTGGCTGTCTATTCGGGCTGCGACCGTGATGCTGTCCTGGATGCCACAGGGACGATCTGTCATCATGATCAAAGTCCAAGAGTGGACATTCATG ATCCTAAAGACCATTGTGGTGGCTGTGATGTTAGCCGGGGTGATTCCTCTGTTGTTGGGTCTGCTCTTTGAACTGGTCATCGTAGCTCCTCTCAGAGTCCCACTGGACCAGACGCCTCTCTTCTACCCCTGGCAG GACTGGGCTCTGGGCGTGCTCCATGCTAAAATCATTGCTGCCATCACACTGATGGGCCCCCAGTGGTGGCTCAAAACCGTCATCGAGCAG GTGTATGCTAACGGTATCCGAAACATTGACCTCCATTTCATTGTGCGAGGGCTGGCTTCCCCAGTCATCtgtgtcctgctgctgtctctgtgtgtgcccTACACAATCTCTAAAGGCATTACACCACTGCTGg GTGTGCAGCCGGAGATGCAGACgctggtggagaggaggatctATCCGTTCCTGCTGATGGTGGTCATGCTGTTGGCCATACTGTCCTTCCAGATACGACAGTTCAAACGTCTCTACGAACACATCAAGAATGACAA aTACCTGGTTGGACAGCGGCTGGTGAACTACGAACGCAAGTCAGGCAGGAGCACGTCCAGCTCCTCATACAGCTCCTCTTCATAG
- the ankrd33bb gene encoding ankyrin repeat domain-containing protein 33B produces the protein MVSITEEQVEGSKVQENGVAGHVRLGETEFSTNKIAMDTPVMSITSVDENGYESEVSGEDDNMESEVDYTRNYWEDEDDIYQEFEELDFEALPDRSDTRSIASDDSFYPPDSSVMSLLYRSPSPDSPQPISFFKACCNNNAIIVKIMIRQGVTEEEVRETDRNRRSGLILACYHGYVDVVMALSQCPYLDVNWQDNEGNTALITAAQAGHMIISNFLLNYFPGLDIDRRNCHGFTALMKAAMQGRAEVVRALMLAGSDIQARDNGRSMTPREWALFTGRYETANVMHRLMAKPCAEQFCDSFPMEWPVLEELVAQAQEPKSCWRRLINLLSCCPYRFYINNKVNPLDDGVLDHMVQITTSISSPFIATACHTVCPGSPPCIGKRRQAVQEILRRQRVAALKQMGPDRLNNYKRFFQNSRILLIPKARDRRASLQPQLLSDVAAVSAVAMRRASLLPLNMLRRSSVRPGIVVPKVMLCKAPAPSFKPEKLRKSRNHNQLQIPKWDYKMKRIERKQEEEERRRLLPLTRRR, from the exons ATGGTGTCAATAACAGAGGAACAAGTTGAAGGTTCAAAGGTTCAAGAGAATGGAGTTGCCGGACATGTGCGACTGGGTGAGACTGAGTTCAGCACCAATAAAATTGCTATGGATACGCCGGTCATGTCCATCACCAGTGTTGACGAAAATGGGTATGAGTCTGAGGTGTCAGGAGAGGACGATAACATGGAGAGTGAAGTTGATTACACGCGAAACTATTGGGAGGATGAGGACGATATCTACCAGGAGTTCGAGGAGTTGGACTTTGAGGCCCTGCCGGATCGCTCGGACACGCGGAGCATTGCCTCCGATGATTCTTTCTATCCCCCGGACAGTTCAGTTATGTCCCTCTTGTACCGCTCACCGAGCCCTGACAGCCCACAGCCCATTTCCTTCTTTAAAGCCTGCTGCAACAACAACGCAATCATCGTCAAGATTATGATCAGACAAGGAGTGACCGAAGAGGAAGTTAGAGAGACGGATAGGAACAGAAGA tccGGCCTGATCTTGGCGTGCTACCATGGCTACGTGGACGTGGTCATGGCCCTCTCTCAGTGCCCATATCTCGATGTTAACTGGCAGGACAACGAGGGCAACACTGCTCTTATTACTGCAGCACaagcag GTCATATGATCATCTCTAACTTCCTACTCAACTACTTCCCTGGACTGGACATCGACAGGAGGAACTGTCACGGGTTCACAGCTTTGATGAAGGCTGCCATGCAGGGCCGAGCTGAGGTTGTCCGAGCTCTCATGCTGGCTG GAAGTGATATTCAGGCACGGGACAACGGCCGCAGTATGACACCCAGGGAGTGGGCTCTCTTCACTGGTCGATACGAGACCGCCAATGTGATGCATCGGCTAATGGCAAAGCCCTGTGCCGAGCAGTTCTGTGACTCCTTCCCCATGGAGTGGCCCGTGCTGGAG GAGCTGGTGGCCCAGGCCCAAGAACCAAAGTCCTGCTGGAGGCGTTTGATCaacctcctctcctgctgcccTTATAGGTTTTACATCAACAACAAGGTTAACCCATTGGATGATGGCGTTCTTGACCACATGGTCCAGATCACCACCAGTATCTCCAGTCCATTCATCGCCACAGCTTGCCACACGGTGTGTCCAGGCAGCCCGCCGTGCATTGGAAAGCGTCGTCAAGCTGTCCAGGAGATCCTGAGGAGGCAGCGGGTGGCTGCGCTCAAGCAAATGGGCCCCGACAGACTGAACAACTACAAGAGATTTTTCCAGAACTCACGGATCCTCCTCATCCCGAAGGCGAGGGATCGGAGGGCCAGCCTCCAGCCTCAGCTGCTGAGCGACGTAGCTGCGGTGTCCGCGGTGGCCATGAGACGGGCAAGCCTCCTGCCTCTGAATATGCTGAGGCGAAGCAGTGTGCGACCAGGCATCGTGGTGCCCAAGGTGATGCTCTGCAAAGCCCCGGCTCCGAGCTTTAAACCGGAAAAACTCAGAAAGAGCCGTAACCACAACCAGCTCCAGATCCCCAAATGGGACTACAAGATGAAGAGAATAGagaggaagcaggaggaggaggagaggagaagactGTTACCTTTGacgaggaggagatga